The following is a genomic window from Engraulis encrasicolus isolate BLACKSEA-1 chromosome 13, IST_EnEncr_1.0, whole genome shotgun sequence.
AGTTCTCTGTTGTGGCGTTGGCACAGCCTCTGCTCCAGGTCTTCAGTGGCCTCTACTagcctgtgtctgtgtagtgttgGGGCTGTGTAGTGCAGCTTAACATGGAGCTCACAGTAGGAGGCCATGCAGGTCAGGCAGGATTTAAACGCCCTCTTGGGGCAAACACCACAGAGAACTGCTGCAGACTCTGCAGTCTGGGATCTATATACCAAAAATATGCAAATTATTTAAACTAGCCTGCCCATACTTGGGGCAAACACAACATGGAACAAACTGCTGTTTGGGGACTATGTCAAACAAAAATTATATATTATTTGAAATGGCTGGTGTCATATTTCCTTTGATGCAGCTCAAACTCTGACAAAGTTTGCCTGACAAAGCATGTCATCTCTGTACCTTTCCTGTTCTAGTGTAATTTTCCATCCTACTACCAATGCTCTACTTACAAGGTGAAAGATTTTTTATTGAAAGCTGTTAAGATTGCCGTCAGTCTAGCCAGCTTCACACTCCCATAATGAATTTCACCATAGTGGTCTCAAACAAATTAAATATGAGATAAACACCTAAACTGTCTTTTGGTTATTTTTAGTATAATTATTGAAATcagttaacccttttaatgccaatgttattttggtgaaaatgctcgatttgggcatcacatattcaacaggctgtggctggacagtggtaacagatagagcctaactgtaaattacaaaaatgttgaggaagacccaaagtttattttgggagtaaatatgcatacctaattagcatattatgacgtcatatggggcggccattttgaatttttaattagtaatggaaaatattgataattttcaatagattttcaatagattattgaatttatttagaaatatttggcatcccattactgtcatgttgtgcacatacattatggtcaagtaaaaaagtagttttaagcctaacatatagtaaatattgtaactaatattgtaataataataactagcaagaaacggaataactgggaggttgttgcctggagtgccaaaagtgtttgcatctacctgtgactttttagtctgtgaaaacctttctcagacagggtaagcacacatattcagtacacatatatgcctatatagcctattttactacacctgtgacctatataggctactgtaggctatttggataaggcgcaggggcagtgacctctgtatgcataggatcatcctggatgatcatcagcatagctcagtgaatgaatgttacagattgtcacttacatttcacagaactaatgggcacagtgtcaagataatgggcataaaaaggcctaatttgtatcatgaggtgtacccttgtgaaatcagtttcaggaaaaggggtggagaggcggagcaaatcagcatcacctctcctgttatctcagctctattgacttataaactgcttcttttcattttggtatcataggctactgttaggcatacagacatggatcgaaaatacacacagcccaattaggccgacgttatcacgttatagtaggcctatactttataagtaacacctaaagtcggccatctgaaggcgatcagaagcggcaccatcccagctcacgcatagcgcagcgctttcctctccagtctctccggttccgccccctcttccatgctgctttagtgacatgacaaactctaataaagacagtccaaccacggcgaccagcccagttttcaacaagtctaaaatattcgtgttatagggtatgcgtcttcattttCCCGTGCgcaacgattaaaaaaaaaaaaaaaacgcagatatttccccaagccatgtatcgaatttctatgggatgtacaacgtctaacaggataatccattcttttttgtagcagtggttttccttacggtctttcatagagggaaattacatacgttatctttatgttttagctttttcgcctactccagcttaggggaagacgcacgtcaaagttcaccaccaagtgaaatatagcctatttcgatggacacatgatgactgcaatcactttaggggcgacatatggcattgtattgcatataaaacgcacgacatagaaatgattgcctatttagaggtttattcagtgaaattacgcatatcgccctgtgggtttggatgacaataaacgcttctcgcatgttctaaggaaatcccccgtaaccatttacaaatcgccaagcaagcacattctcacaaccccgcaaatgttcattagtttgtgttcaggattatgtttcctaggtctacaccgtgtttctgtgtttgacaggggaggtcccaaacagccgattgatcgtctgtgttgcaatctcagcagcaacatcttttttcttataataacggctgcaattacttgaggggcgaaatacgcaattgtATGCACACAAAacatgacaagttgtcgtctgggggcaggcctacttgcttcagatttattcagtgaatgaaaccaaTCACATGggttcagctcgcctggaacagggcttcgccttcgcgtcgcgtgtgttcaaatgggaactcccctacgtaatgaagtctccaaacaaaccacttctctcaatcccgaaactttccattgagttgtggttaggatcatttatgtttgtaatactgtttatgtatgtaaaactgacgccatgtttccctgtgtttggcaaggggatctatttcactgcctattcgaattggctgttcttctctgtagccacggctaagctagcaataggagacgcattgcctaaggccatattataaatgtctacacatatacaatcaacttgtgggaaaatataatgtcactaaacataaaccaccaagacaacttgcatttggaatgtatttgggcttgaattagaggaaattatgtgcacaatctcacaacgccgatcctcctttgttttgaaatagtgacttgcaacgcaacttccgcgtctgggttttcagatggaaattactcgaaaaaaatgcactaagaggggtcgaaattcttagaaaggattgaagtaccacatgtctgccacccagtggaaaggagtatggacaagattttacactctattcgacgtgacagcccacctaattcaataccgcgacctgtcgcaattttgcgacgacggcagttAATATGCAACACATCTTCAAAACACAATAAAGTCATCAACATCAAACAATCCTTAGATGATGATGCTGTggcgcatgtgtactgtatgagtggtGCATGTGCTTGAAAAGTACATGGAGGGGATGAGGGCATAAAATACTGTATTGTCTTGTAATGGTGGAGTCTGTATAGTATAGTCTCATTGTTTATCAGGCATTGtgaaagatgtaaattattggaTCTACAGTATTTGCCGATATTTCTCATTAGACAGCACACAATTGGACTAAGCTTGTCTGACAAAGCATCCCACACAGgagaggactccgatgcggagccgcgttcaagtcaccacatccgtgtcactgtcacattcctttgggttccacttggtggatcagggtcgccaccgtgcgccgccccaaattctaccgtcaaaacgcggaccataacCACATCCAaatctgattcacaaacgcggacgcgctgtaaaatctaacggacAGTTAGAACGTACAGTATTTcttggggcagacacgaccgaacagcgctctccagtaagtattgatttatttatattaggtgatacacaaaggtacaaaaagtatatctgaagcttttatatttgcttattgatatttcgtaggattttgttttatgactttaaaaagtgtatgttaaccctagttgttttcaaaacgagacagctagttcattcattcaaagacatggagaactacattggctattgtagtatttcctaaatgctgttaaaatatgatgccatccgatacatggaggaagtgcagttgaatGAAAATTATCTAcatgtgcccattttaacagccttgtttacgttagcttgctagccacctactagcaaaccggttgactgaagcaaacttgtgtaaagttaaacgtaggtctaagtgttcaaatactcttatgaaacggctatatcggtctgaatttggctcgtggtacacttttacacggattggtgatgctttcaacaggtttggcaccaactgtgtttttaacggtacaaatcctaaagcggtggcatcatgttctcctcacgttaacgaaatccaggctaattatttattagcaattaatggatggccatgaactgcgccctcgtcccatatgctgtccatcattggtgaatgaatgaagtagctgggctcatagtttgatacagatgtccgtggttgggctacaaatatctgaatttgtccttaatcttgtgcaacagtaaacaggtggaattacctctgggtcggacagggctagccagctgtaatccaccctgctacagtgatgcccgcctgcctcccggcttttacgaccaagagtaagtaggacattgtacatcttataatattcaacatcattactgtcacgggatagagatgtgaaagagagcATTGTCTattccatatgcaatgcaatgtctgattgtcatcttacgaaatttaaatgaaagctctaagtttagctctgttgccttttcagatcggagcgctgatgtgatgtttccccgtcgactgatgagggaaggaagagaaggcagccacgacacgcgattgttcaacatgacagtgagacagaaaaataatgtcaagatgaattaaaaaatcatgatgagtgaagttcttcgtcaggttgtgtttttttcgggttcttatttaaacggtgtctaggccaggtctgtgttatctgtagaattaaatctaaatgctgtttgaaacggttaactggtttagtgttcgtttattgggattatagcataggcctaataagaaagtaactttatgagcacggatccaaaatggtcccggcccggaacatctatgagtccggaatgggtccgtaactgataaaaagtagtggaaccgtgacggatgcaataagtggacacggaatgagtccgcatcggatgtcgcgcctccgaaccgggctcactgcggaggtatgcttctgcacgcggatccgttgcgggtgacaaacgggtcccttttgagtccgcaccacgcctccgcgtcggatgataggcggcgtgcaagtggacgccgatacggccccgtttaccggatctgttccggaggatgacctccggatggtggactccggggcggatccattacggtgtacttttgctgtgtgggataTCATCTCATACTCACTTTTTCTGTTCTGGTGACATTGTCAGTGGAGATTGCATGGAcgagtcactcttcatggactgCACACCGCTTACAGGTGAATGCCTTCCGTGGACACTGGAACAATAAAAGATCATCATTAGCCTTTGGGGAAACATGTACACTGTACAATGGTCAGGACTAAACTGACAGCTTTCAATAGACTATTGGTAACAATTCCTGAAGAAATGTGGTTTGTGTATTTGATGAAATCAGTTGACATgcaagacattttcaaaacacAATAAAGACATCAACATCAAACAATCcctagatgatgatgatgtgtttatGTGGTGCATGTGTATGAGCGGTGCATGTACTTGAGGACAAaggcaaaatgtactgtatagaTGGAGGGGATGAGGACATAATATACTCTGGTGTGTTGTGATAGTGAAGCCTACAGCATGACTTTATCGTCATGATTATAATAACTGTGTAAATTATTGCATTTATTTGCCCATAATATTATGTTTTCCCTGTGTTGCAGCACAAACTGATGAAGTTTGTTAAAGCATATCATCTCCATACTCACTTTTCCTGTTCTGGTGACATTGTCACTGGAGATAGCATGgcctggtcactcttcatggacagcaCACTGCCTACAGGTGAATGCCTTCCATGGACACTGGAACAATAACACATCATCATTAGCCTGTCGATAAAACCTGGTGTGGATGGAGGTAGGCACGTAGCTTTATATTGCTCCTGAGACTATTAGTTTGTTTGGACACTGTATAGAGTAGACCATGGAAGCATCTAGTTTATTTATTGGAAAAAAAACCCCCTGAAATGTACCTCTATAATTATAGAATGATCCTGCTAATATTTTGATTTCACCTTTGCTCCATAGCTGTGTCTGCAGCCTCGTCACTCTTTGCCATAGCGAACTCTTGGGCCTGGTGGCCTGTGTCTGCAGCCTCGTCACTCTTTGCCATAgcgacctctttgtccccctggCCTGTGTCTGCAGCCTCGTCACTCTTTGCCATAGCTAACTCTTTGGCCGGGTGGCCTGTGTCTGCAGCCTCGTCACTCTTTGCCATAGCTAACTCTTTGGCCGGGTGGCCTGTGTCTGAAGCCTCGTCACTCTTTGGCATGGCGACCTCTTGGGCCTGGTGGCCTGTGTCTGCAGCCTCGTCACTCTTTGGCATGGCGACCTCTTGGGCCTGGTGGCCTGTGTCTGCAGCCTCGTCACTCTTTGGCATGGCGACCTCTTGGGCCTGGTGGCCTGTGTCTGCAGCCTCGTCACTCTTTGGCACGGCGACCTCTTGGGCCCCCTGGCCTGTGTCTGCAGCCTCGTCACTCTTTGGCATGGCGACCTCTTGGGCCCCCTGGCCTGTGTCTGCAGCCTCGTCACTCTTTGGCATAGCGACCTCTTGGGCCCCCTGGCCTGAGTCTGCAGCCTCGTCACTCTTTGCCATAGCGAACTCTTTGACCCTGTGGCCTGTGTCTGTAGCCGGCCCCTCTGCTTCATCACCAACAgcactctccatctccatctgctgGTCAGGAAGTCTTCAACTCTGcaaaacacttcacacacacacaaacacacacacacacacacacacacacacacacacacacacacacacacacacacacacacacacacacacacacacacacacacacaaatgacgtGTCATTGACATGCACTTCAAATGAAGCAAATGTGCATGggcacaaaagtgaatacacccctcacatttctgcagtttttaaactagactgcctgtgcagtcgccttcgactgcttaaggtatatccccgaaacgcgacgcttccagtcccccatcattcctaccactcccgtccaccatttcgtaaacgtatatacagacgtgacatgacgcgcataggcttaaaaccaaacgactattgtgaaaatgaagcaaaaaatggggcaaatggtaatactgttttaatggttcagtggatataccacattaggtacagtgtaataaccagtgtaacaatatttaatacaatgtaatttttttacttacatcatgtgtttgtgcgtaagtggtattacatggtattgcatattgttacactggtattacactatattacatggtattgcatactgttacactcgttactacactgtacctgatattgcatattgttacactggtattacaccagtattaaatggtattaaatattgttacattggttattacactgtacctaatatggtagattcactgaaatggtgaaccattaaaataaggtgttaccgggcaaatcaatccacccagtcagaagttatgggccaaatgaaaattccgccattttgaaagtgttgtcttccaaactcgaatcagttcctcgaatcatgaacctaccctagagcattcacacaccaaatctgggacaaatccatccaccaggtcagaagttatggaccaaacaaaaattcggccatcttgaattcagccatcttgaaagtgttgacctcccaactcgaatcagttcatgaaccttccctagagcattcacacaccaaatctgggacaaatccatccacccggtcagaagttatggaccaaacaaaaattcggccatcttgaattcagccatcttgaaagtgttgacctccaaactcgaatcagttcatgaacctgtcctggagcattcacccaaaaaatctgggacaaatccaaacatccgttcaaaagttatcgcgttaacacgaaagaccttacgcggcggcggcggacgcggcggcggcggacgcggcggcggacgcggcggcggcgcacgcaaaaccattacatccccgacgctccgcgtttcggggatataataatttaCCTTAATCGTGAATAAAAACGTAtttctgtcattttcaaaatatcAAATTTATTAATAGGCAACATGTCAGTTGTTAAAGCAAAGCAAAATCTATTGTGTACATGTGACAATGCGACCCGAGTACGCCTTGTCACGGTGTTTGAGGTGACAGCCGCCATCGTATATTACAGCTGAGTTCAAATCTTTCCTGCGGTGCTCCTGTTTGCTCAAGGATTCAATGAAACGTTAATGTGTAAGATTACACCTGTTGTGGGGAGGagggatttgtacaggaaggtgttacatcctgctgggcattgcagCCTGTTgcacctcctctggtgcccatgggtcagctgcagggtcatcagtcgggaaccaccgttTCATCAACGTTTTGgccctttaatcccgaaacgtctccggtggcgaggcagtgacagggacgtctccctgtcaccccctgcagctgatagatgttatccctgcggctgttttctgggggttagttgttattcccccagctcctgtccttcctccgcagccagagccaaaagctacctttttctgcctcctctgccagggcctttgttgtcttctttagccttcctcca
Proteins encoded in this region:
- the LOC134461450 gene encoding protein DR_1172-like, producing MKIKPSKSRSLSLRKGVRNDSTTFVIGGEKIPLLAEQPIRSLGRQYTAELSDKQMGKAVMKQLSDGEDRPKLTPGEMEMESAVGDEAEGPATDTGHRVKEFAMAKSDEAADSGQGAQEVAMPKSDEAADTGQGAQEVAMPKSDEAADTGQGAQEVAVPKSDEAADTGHQAQEVAMPKSDEAADTGHQAQEVAMPKSDEAADTGHQAQEVAMPKSDEASDTGHPAKELAMAKSDEAADTGHPAKELAMAKSDEAADTE